The following proteins are co-located in the Methylomonas sp. 11b genome:
- a CDS encoding (2Fe-2S) ferredoxin domain-containing protein, with product MTDNTTPMPEKPKMGDYKRHLLVCTGPRCTENGQAQALFETLGEKFKAAGIDKGELRVKRTRTHCFATCKSGPILCVQPDGIWYYNVNETNLQRIIDEHLVGGRPVEELIYHQSTCTVP from the coding sequence ATGACTGATAACACGACACCTATGCCAGAAAAACCCAAAATGGGTGACTACAAACGCCACTTGCTGGTGTGTACCGGTCCTCGCTGCACCGAAAATGGCCAAGCGCAGGCCTTATTCGAAACCCTGGGCGAGAAGTTTAAAGCAGCCGGTATCGACAAAGGCGAACTCAGGGTTAAGCGCACCCGCACCCACTGTTTTGCCACCTGCAAATCCGGCCCCATCCTATGCGTGCAACCCGACGGTATCTGGTATTACAACGTCAATGAAACCAATTTACAGCGCATCATTGATGAGCATTTGGTGGGCGGTCGACCTGTCGAAGAGCTGATTTATCATCAAAGTACTTGCACGGTTCCATAG
- a CDS encoding cobalamin biosynthesis protein, with protein sequence MKVMIGMGCDRNASLDTLRQALAQALWRCGLDVSTVAGLASIDKKNDEAALLQLAQLHRWPLFFYPAEVLAAIPVPNPSEVVMKYMGTPAVAEAAALRAANAELSDLLVEKHKYCGTDGKNATVSIARIK encoded by the coding sequence ATGAAAGTCATGATTGGCATGGGTTGCGACCGCAATGCCAGCCTGGATACCTTGCGGCAAGCCTTGGCCCAGGCCTTGTGGCGTTGCGGGCTCGATGTATCTACGGTAGCCGGCTTGGCCAGCATCGACAAAAAAAACGACGAAGCGGCCCTGTTACAACTGGCCCAACTACACCGTTGGCCGTTGTTTTTTTACCCGGCAGAAGTCTTGGCTGCCATTCCGGTACCGAATCCATCCGAGGTGGTCATGAAATACATGGGTACACCGGCGGTGGCGGAAGCGGCCGCTTTGAGAGCGGCCAATGCCGAATTGTCGGATTTACTGGTAGAGAAACATAAATATTGCGGCACGGACGGCAAGAACGCCACCGTTTCGATAGCGAGAATCAAATGA
- the cobJ gene encoding precorrin-3B C(17)-methyltransferase, giving the protein MKKTGKILLVGIGPGAHEHMTARARQAIAEADVVIGYSTYIKLVQDLLDGKEVIKKGMTEELDRSIEAYEHAKQGKIVAMVSSGDIGVYGMAGPTYELLLDSGWTPDDPIQVEVVPGSTALSSCASLVGAPLTHDFCSISLSDLLTPWPVIARRLESAARGDFVVALYNPKSGRRTQHIVEAQTILLRHRSPDTPVAIVKSGYRARQHIQLVRLEEMADCDIGMLTTVLVGNSSTFVRAGLMVTPRGYANKYDAMTGETRAGEQAGRSLSMGLEGWKACVRQYLRDTPKATLLQAAEYFAQPLSEILDAVSQATPDDPAGIFSAQRAIPDSHDRLLESFQTWGKLRAVVRSEAGAVAELLINAADLQSKNGWVSIVNDAFHLHIDWRKTQQIWFVSRDDQAYGIQVLDQHGDALFNLWLVADEAGFDSTALQHYRDDRAQFSAPTVLEPTHHD; this is encoded by the coding sequence ATGAAAAAAACAGGCAAAATTTTACTGGTGGGTATCGGCCCCGGCGCGCATGAGCACATGACTGCCCGCGCTCGCCAAGCGATTGCGGAAGCGGACGTGGTGATTGGTTACAGCACCTACATCAAACTGGTGCAAGACTTGCTCGATGGCAAGGAAGTCATCAAAAAAGGTATGACCGAAGAACTCGATCGCAGTATCGAAGCGTATGAACATGCCAAGCAGGGCAAAATCGTCGCTATGGTGTCGTCCGGCGATATCGGTGTTTACGGCATGGCCGGGCCTACTTACGAACTGCTGCTGGACAGTGGTTGGACGCCGGATGATCCAATTCAGGTGGAAGTGGTCCCCGGTAGTACCGCGTTGTCGAGTTGCGCATCCCTGGTCGGAGCGCCGCTGACCCATGATTTTTGTTCGATCTCGCTGTCCGACTTGTTGACGCCTTGGCCGGTGATCGCCCGCCGCCTGGAAAGCGCGGCGCGCGGGGATTTCGTGGTAGCTTTGTATAACCCGAAAAGCGGTCGCCGCACGCAGCATATCGTCGAAGCGCAAACTATATTGCTGCGTCATCGGAGCCCGGACACGCCGGTTGCGATCGTTAAATCCGGTTATCGTGCTCGGCAACACATTCAGCTGGTTCGCTTGGAGGAGATGGCCGATTGCGATATTGGTATGTTGACCACGGTCTTGGTTGGCAACAGCAGCACCTTCGTCCGTGCAGGGTTGATGGTGACGCCACGCGGCTATGCCAACAAATATGACGCCATGACCGGCGAAACCCGAGCAGGCGAACAGGCGGGGCGTTCGCTGAGCATGGGCCTGGAGGGCTGGAAAGCTTGTGTGCGGCAATATTTGCGCGACACACCCAAGGCGACTCTGCTACAGGCGGCGGAATACTTCGCCCAGCCGTTGTCGGAGATACTCGATGCTGTCAGTCAAGCCACACCTGACGATCCTGCCGGCATCTTCAGCGCGCAACGGGCAATCCCGGACAGCCATGATCGTTTGCTGGAATCATTCCAGACTTGGGGCAAATTACGCGCCGTGGTGCGCAGCGAAGCGGGTGCCGTGGCGGAATTGTTGATTAACGCCGCTGATTTGCAAAGCAAAAACGGCTGGGTGAGTATCGTCAACGACGCCTTTCATTTGCACATCGACTGGCGCAAAACGCAGCAGATTTGGTTTGTCAGCCGTGATGATCAAGCCTATGGCATTCAGGTACTCGATCAACACGGCGACGCCTTATTCAACTTATGGTTAGTCGCTGACGAAGCAGGCTTCGACAGCACAGCCCTACAACATTACCGCGATGACCGAGCGCAATTTAGCGCCCCAACTGTTCTGGAACCTACCCACCATGACTGA
- a CDS encoding DUF4942 domain-containing protein, with amino-acid sequence MTDPYQYYPTPEALSRKAWAMFKNQQFARVLEPSAGEGHLLRPGPYQYGKRLPIDCIEIDIRKHAALRDEGFAVVGMDFLQFQSGSVYSHIIMNPPFSEGAKHVLKAWEILFDGEIVAILNAETVRNPFSKERQLLLRLIEQHGEVEFLQEMFAGEDAERKTPVDVALVWLKKTSTFEQDILGSILDDLRQDRREADDLAGEFQLPHELALPNAFIDNAVLMFNAAVEAARQAVVSEARASRYRTMLGKTLGELSGGGISSEDDSSSDAVKRMLFKRYHDLKNRAWASILRSTQVTSRLSSTAQKRLESDFEAVKSLEFTVPNIYGFLQGIIDQQGEIQLSMVCDVFNLITRYYSDNAVFYMGWKSNDKHRTLGMRIKTTRFILPGHGSSSYQNGLNWESERLLADFDKVFALLDGKTEAEVSLVSVFRQHFHALRVGKRIGGSYFDVRYYPGVGTIHFFPKSKILIDRMNRWVGRQRRWLPPVESQAGQGFWQQFEQAESFDKAFHAEVKKQSKLEGRNYRFNPYWAINHGGASEREQGQRLLTQAMSSVLASRGIDTDSLLDNDQGCVRQLDWDGLPDSNLALVS; translated from the coding sequence ATGACAGACCCCTATCAATATTACCCAACGCCAGAGGCACTGAGCCGTAAAGCTTGGGCGATGTTCAAGAACCAGCAATTCGCTCGGGTATTAGAGCCCTCAGCAGGCGAAGGACATTTGCTTCGTCCAGGGCCATACCAGTACGGTAAACGTTTGCCGATCGATTGCATTGAAATCGATATCCGCAAACACGCGGCTCTGCGCGATGAAGGCTTTGCTGTGGTGGGGATGGATTTTCTGCAGTTTCAAAGCGGCAGTGTCTATTCGCACATCATCATGAATCCGCCGTTTTCCGAAGGCGCCAAACACGTGTTGAAGGCTTGGGAGATCTTGTTTGACGGTGAAATCGTCGCCATTCTCAATGCCGAAACTGTGCGCAATCCGTTTTCGAAAGAACGCCAGTTGTTATTAAGGTTGATCGAGCAGCACGGCGAGGTCGAGTTTCTGCAAGAAATGTTCGCCGGCGAGGATGCCGAACGCAAAACGCCGGTCGACGTGGCCCTGGTCTGGTTGAAAAAAACTTCGACGTTCGAACAGGACATCCTCGGCAGTATTCTGGACGATTTGCGCCAGGATCGTCGGGAGGCCGACGATTTAGCGGGCGAGTTTCAACTGCCCCATGAGTTGGCCTTGCCGAATGCCTTCATCGATAACGCGGTGTTGATGTTCAACGCCGCAGTCGAAGCAGCGCGACAGGCCGTGGTCAGTGAAGCCCGTGCCAGCCGTTATCGGACCATGCTGGGCAAAACGCTCGGCGAACTGAGCGGTGGCGGTATCAGCAGTGAAGACGACTCGTCATCGGATGCGGTGAAGCGGATGCTGTTCAAACGCTATCACGATCTGAAGAATCGGGCCTGGGCCAGCATTTTACGCTCTACGCAGGTGACTTCACGCTTGTCATCGACGGCGCAGAAACGCTTGGAGTCGGATTTTGAAGCGGTGAAGTCCTTGGAATTTACCGTGCCGAATATCTATGGCTTTCTGCAAGGCATCATCGATCAGCAAGGTGAAATTCAACTGAGCATGGTGTGCGATGTGTTTAATCTGATCACCCGCTATTACAGCGATAACGCAGTGTTTTACATGGGCTGGAAAAGCAATGACAAACACCGCACGCTGGGCATGCGGATCAAAACTACTCGGTTCATTCTGCCGGGTCACGGCTCGAGTTCTTACCAAAACGGTCTGAATTGGGAGTCGGAACGGCTATTAGCGGATTTCGACAAGGTGTTTGCCTTGCTCGATGGTAAGACCGAAGCGGAAGTGAGTTTGGTGTCGGTGTTTCGGCAGCATTTTCACGCGCTTCGGGTTGGAAAACGGATCGGTGGCAGTTATTTTGACGTTCGCTATTATCCGGGCGTCGGCACCATCCACTTTTTTCCGAAAAGCAAAATCTTGATCGATCGGATGAACCGTTGGGTTGGCCGCCAGCGCCGCTGGTTGCCACCGGTGGAAAGCCAAGCCGGACAAGGTTTCTGGCAGCAGTTCGAACAAGCGGAAAGCTTCGATAAGGCGTTTCATGCCGAAGTGAAAAAGCAATCCAAACTGGAGGGTCGGAATTACCGTTTCAATCCCTATTGGGCCATCAACCACGGCGGCGCGTCGGAACGGGAACAAGGCCAGCGTCTGTTAACCCAGGCGATGAGCAGCGTGTTGGCCAGCCGAGGCATCGATACCGACAGCTTGTTGGATAACGATCAAGGCTGTGTCCGACAATTGGACTGGGATGGTCTGCCTGACAGTAATTTGGCCTTAGTTTCATAG
- a CDS encoding IS4 family transposase, translating to MYIGKTLFAQIMDVLPWKTFHRIVTRYDGDYRIRTLSCAEQFRILAFAQLTYRESLRDIEAWLSAQSNKLYHMGIRTTVSRSTLADANANRDWRIYAEFAQRLIAQARKLYASEDLGLDLSNTVYALDSTTIDLCLSVFPWAQFRTTKAAVKLHTLLDLRGSIPSFIPISDGKMHDVKALDLLIPEPGAIYVMDRGYVDFARLYVLHLTGAFFVTRARSNLDAHRIYSTPTDRHLGIICDQTIALDGFYTQKDYPQHLRRIRFKDPETGKTLVFLTNNFTLTSLTICTLYKSRWRVELFFKWIKQHLRIKCFYGTSENAVKSQLWIAVSVYVLVAIIKKQLNLDASLYTLLQLLSVTLFEEIPIQQALQGIEYISDQNAYSNQLNLFNS from the coding sequence ATGTACATTGGCAAAACTTTGTTCGCCCAAATCATGGACGTTTTGCCATGGAAAACCTTTCATCGCATCGTGACCCGTTACGATGGCGATTACCGAATCCGAACACTCAGTTGCGCCGAGCAGTTTCGGATTCTGGCTTTCGCGCAACTGACCTATCGGGAAAGTCTGCGTGACATCGAAGCCTGGTTGTCGGCTCAATCCAATAAGCTTTATCACATGGGCATCCGCACTACGGTTTCTCGCTCGACACTGGCCGACGCCAATGCCAACCGTGATTGGCGCATCTATGCCGAATTTGCTCAGCGTTTGATCGCGCAAGCGCGGAAACTCTACGCCAGCGAGGACTTAGGGTTAGACTTGAGCAATACCGTTTATGCACTGGATTCGACCACGATTGATCTGTGTCTGTCCGTGTTTCCCTGGGCCCAGTTTCGCACCACCAAGGCGGCGGTCAAATTGCATACCTTGCTGGATTTGCGCGGCAGTATTCCAAGCTTTATCCCTATCTCGGACGGCAAAATGCATGACGTCAAGGCGCTCGACTTGCTGATACCCGAACCGGGAGCTATTTATGTGATGGATCGCGGCTATGTCGACTTCGCCAGATTGTATGTCTTGCATTTGACCGGTGCGTTCTTTGTAACGCGAGCCAGATCCAATCTGGATGCTCATCGCATTTATTCAACCCCAACCGATCGTCATCTCGGTATCATCTGCGACCAAACTATCGCACTCGATGGCTTCTATACCCAAAAAGACTATCCTCAACACTTGCGCCGTATTCGATTTAAAGACCCGGAAACCGGCAAGACGCTAGTCTTTCTAACCAACAACTTTACCTTGACATCGCTAACGATTTGCACACTCTATAAAAGTCGATGGCGGGTCGAATTATTCTTCAAATGGATCAAGCAACATCTTCGTATCAAGTGTTTCTATGGCACCTCGGAAAATGCCGTCAAATCCCAACTCTGGATCGCCGTCTCGGTTTATGTCCTGGTCGCCATCATCAAAAAACAACTCAATCTGGATGCTTCTCTCTACACTTTGTTACAGCTTTTATCGGTCACTTTGTTCGAGGAAATCCCCATTCAACAGGCCTTACAGGGCATCGAATACATATCCGATCAAAATGCCTATTCTAACCAATTGAATCTATTCAATTCTTAA
- a CDS encoding ATP-binding protein codes for MKTQTNEVAMKVNQANLVKSLRFSFTNKTTVLGELIQNARRAHAAMVVINYCSETKTLQVLDDGCGIDSIATLLTVAESGWDADVVAHEHPFGIGFLSALFACRKISVISKSGSIDVETDHILAFKPVTITPVQDWNGITSTTLQDVDMDMRQITTTLKRLVLGFPIPVLFNDQLLERSCALDCGLTFVETEIGAIYLHGMDQPNGAQYEFDIYLQGLPIYSSHSYTSHRHIIHLDSSRFHARLPDRDKLVDEADVIKRIKAVLAQTIEQRFIQMKATQSAKDFVGFYEMLRHWELLKLLNDVPVVPPEALREIIAYPVCDTEVFDNFEQQPDKAMTRAEVEARGIVSIDDDIKEDGAGRYLFAWSRDYLLYHGTLDNGHWIHTLIRHLNDEELVIETVNETHQAQFQGDWCWVYVRFCEAYRIRLGQDVVEITDGACYQGQENADDIIVPRGESSAQVLQQMASFRSEYDEFQESTFESDSDAFVAFVVANTASDPANAMQRLLPDFCGCPALYGKTFVVELDQQGKPASVMAYPAAQSVQAQTLVADIGS; via the coding sequence ATGAAAACACAAACTAACGAAGTCGCGATGAAAGTGAACCAAGCCAACTTGGTCAAAAGTCTACGCTTCAGTTTCACCAACAAAACCACGGTGCTCGGCGAGCTCATCCAAAATGCTCGCCGGGCCCATGCCGCCATGGTGGTGATTAACTATTGTTCTGAAACCAAAACGCTACAGGTTTTGGATGATGGCTGCGGCATCGACTCGATTGCAACACTACTGACAGTCGCCGAATCCGGTTGGGATGCAGACGTGGTTGCCCATGAACATCCGTTTGGAATCGGATTTTTATCGGCACTGTTTGCCTGTCGGAAAATCAGCGTCATTAGTAAAAGTGGTTCGATTGACGTCGAAACCGACCACATTTTGGCATTTAAGCCGGTGACGATCACACCAGTCCAAGATTGGAACGGCATCACTAGCACTACCTTGCAGGATGTGGATATGGACATGAGGCAAATTACCACGACTCTAAAGCGTTTGGTACTCGGTTTCCCCATTCCAGTGCTGTTCAACGATCAATTACTTGAACGCTCATGCGCGCTGGATTGCGGATTGACCTTTGTTGAAACCGAGATTGGCGCAATCTATCTGCATGGTATGGACCAACCCAATGGAGCGCAATATGAGTTTGATATTTATCTGCAAGGTTTGCCCATTTATTCCTCGCATAGCTACACATCACATCGCCATATCATTCATCTGGACTCTTCTCGTTTTCACGCCCGCTTGCCGGATCGTGACAAACTGGTAGACGAAGCGGATGTCATCAAACGGATTAAAGCGGTTCTAGCGCAAACCATCGAACAGCGGTTTATCCAGATGAAAGCCACTCAGTCTGCCAAAGATTTCGTAGGTTTTTATGAAATGCTGCGGCATTGGGAGCTTTTGAAGTTACTCAACGATGTGCCGGTAGTGCCGCCTGAGGCTTTACGCGAAATCATTGCTTATCCGGTTTGCGATACCGAGGTTTTTGATAACTTCGAGCAGCAACCGGATAAAGCTATGACCCGCGCAGAAGTAGAGGCTCGCGGCATCGTATCAATTGATGATGACATCAAAGAGGACGGCGCTGGGCGTTATTTGTTTGCCTGGAGTCGGGATTATTTGCTTTACCACGGTACGTTGGATAACGGGCATTGGATTCATACATTAATTCGGCATCTCAATGATGAAGAGCTGGTGATTGAAACGGTCAATGAAACCCATCAGGCTCAATTCCAAGGTGATTGGTGTTGGGTCTACGTGCGTTTTTGCGAGGCTTACCGAATCCGGCTTGGACAGGATGTTGTTGAAATCACGGATGGGGCTTGCTACCAAGGTCAGGAAAACGCTGATGACATCATTGTGCCCAGAGGCGAAAGCTCGGCTCAGGTGTTGCAACAAATGGCCAGCTTCAGAAGCGAATACGATGAATTTCAGGAATCGACCTTTGAAAGCGATTCGGATGCTTTCGTTGCTTTTGTGGTGGCCAATACCGCCAGCGATCCAGCTAATGCTATGCAACGCTTGTTACCGGATTTTTGCGGCTGTCCTGCGCTGTACGGCAAAACCTTCGTGGTGGAGTTGGATCAGCAAGGCAAACCGGCTTCCGTGATGGCATATCCAGCGGCTCAATCCGTTCAAGCGCAAACACTTGTAGCTGATATAGGTAGCTAA
- a CDS encoding cobalamin biosynthesis central domain-containing protein, whose product MNEVRVALVAITKHGAGIATRLAPQLPEAEVVVSEKQSKHLGDFANPRCVYQGALSAQLGELFASYDQIIFLVSLGAVVRLIAPHLKSKDVDPGVLVIDDAAEFVIPVLSGHVGGANAYAEKVAALLNATPVLTTASDVGKTIPVDILGRELGWQVEAPKVNITRVSADVVNQLPIAFVQEAGSSNWWTRPSPLPANIHLFQRFEDVDTEQYRSVLWVTHRAIDPAVWQQLAERLVVYRPPTDQA is encoded by the coding sequence ATGAATGAAGTGCGTGTCGCCCTGGTGGCGATTACCAAACACGGCGCCGGGATTGCCACTCGCCTGGCACCACAACTCCCCGAAGCGGAGGTGGTGGTATCGGAGAAGCAATCCAAACATTTGGGTGATTTTGCCAATCCGCGTTGCGTGTATCAGGGGGCGTTGAGCGCGCAACTCGGCGAGTTGTTCGCATCCTACGACCAAATTATTTTTCTGGTGTCGCTCGGTGCGGTGGTACGGCTGATTGCGCCGCATCTTAAATCCAAGGATGTGGATCCCGGTGTGCTGGTGATCGACGATGCCGCCGAATTCGTGATCCCGGTGCTATCCGGCCATGTCGGCGGTGCCAATGCTTATGCCGAAAAGGTCGCCGCGTTGCTAAATGCCACGCCGGTACTGACCACCGCATCGGACGTGGGCAAAACCATTCCGGTGGATATCTTGGGCCGTGAACTGGGCTGGCAAGTGGAAGCCCCTAAGGTCAACATCACGCGTGTGTCGGCGGACGTGGTCAATCAACTGCCGATTGCCTTCGTGCAGGAAGCCGGCAGCTCAAATTGGTGGACGCGGCCATCGCCGTTACCGGCCAATATTCATCTGTTCCAGCGTTTCGAGGACGTTGATACCGAACAATACCGGTCGGTTTTATGGGTTACACACCGGGCCATCGATCCGGCCGTTTGGCAACAACTGGCTGAGCGATTGGTGGTGTATAGGCCGCCCACCGATCAAGCGTAA
- the cysG gene encoding siroheme synthase CysG — protein sequence MDYFPLFLKVKDQTCLVVGAGEIAARKIELLLRAGASIIVVALEVGNAVAAMQQSNQIVIRQKAFTHEDIDGMGLVVSATNCRSTNIEVSKLANQRKIPVNVVDDPALCSFIFPAIIDRSPLLVAISSSGVSPVLTRLLRARVESAIPASFGLLVQLAEKFKLLVKQRIPQPSLRRVFWEKILQGPVAELVFVGKQNEAEELLRSQLQQADPTANQGEVYLIGAGPGDPDLLTFKALRLLQQADVIVYDRLVSIEVLDMARRDAEKIYVGKQRDNHSLPQESINQLLIDLALAGKRVARLKGGDPFIFGRGGEEIESFIQLGISFQVVPGITAAAGCASYAGIPLTHRDHAQSCTFVTGHLKDGSINLDWQQLSRPNQTIVIYMGLAGLATICRSLIEYGCPANHPIAVIQEGTTRNQRVSTGTLADMPSRVEQAEMTPPTLIIVGSVVTLHQQLDWFQRSD from the coding sequence ATGGATTATTTTCCTCTTTTCTTAAAAGTTAAAGACCAAACGTGTTTGGTGGTAGGCGCTGGCGAAATTGCGGCGCGAAAAATTGAATTACTGCTGCGGGCTGGAGCCAGCATCATCGTTGTTGCTTTGGAAGTTGGTAACGCGGTAGCTGCTATGCAACAGTCAAATCAAATCGTTATCCGCCAAAAAGCATTTACGCATGAGGACATCGACGGTATGGGACTCGTGGTTTCCGCTACCAATTGCCGCTCCACGAATATAGAGGTCTCCAAGTTGGCGAATCAGCGGAAAATCCCCGTTAATGTGGTTGATGATCCGGCGTTATGTTCCTTTATATTCCCGGCCATTATTGATCGTTCGCCCCTACTTGTCGCCATATCCTCAAGTGGTGTATCTCCCGTATTAACGCGACTTTTACGGGCTAGGGTGGAAAGTGCCATTCCGGCATCGTTTGGCCTGTTGGTGCAATTGGCTGAAAAATTCAAATTATTGGTCAAACAACGCATTCCACAACCGAGTCTGCGTAGAGTTTTCTGGGAAAAGATTTTACAAGGGCCAGTGGCTGAATTAGTTTTTGTAGGCAAGCAGAACGAAGCGGAAGAACTGCTGCGGTCGCAACTGCAGCAGGCTGACCCTACAGCAAATCAGGGTGAAGTGTATTTAATAGGTGCCGGTCCTGGCGATCCCGATTTATTAACGTTTAAAGCCTTGCGTCTGCTGCAGCAGGCAGACGTTATTGTTTATGACAGGCTGGTTTCTATAGAAGTGCTCGATATGGCCCGACGAGACGCCGAGAAAATCTATGTCGGCAAACAGAGGGATAACCATAGCCTACCGCAGGAGTCGATTAATCAACTGTTAATTGATTTAGCCCTGGCCGGCAAACGGGTAGCCCGATTAAAGGGGGGCGATCCTTTTATCTTTGGTCGTGGGGGTGAAGAAATCGAGTCCTTTATACAACTAGGGATCAGCTTTCAGGTTGTGCCTGGCATTACTGCAGCGGCAGGCTGTGCCAGCTATGCGGGCATTCCGCTGACCCATCGCGATCATGCTCAATCCTGCACATTTGTCACCGGCCACTTAAAAGACGGCAGTATCAATCTCGACTGGCAGCAATTATCTCGTCCCAATCAAACCATTGTGATTTATATGGGACTGGCTGGATTGGCAACCATCTGCCGATCGCTGATCGAGTACGGTTGTCCGGCCAATCACCCCATTGCCGTCATTCAGGAAGGCACGACCCGAAACCAGCGGGTTTCAACCGGAACACTAGCAGATATGCCCAGTCGTGTGGAACAGGCCGAGATGACGCCGCCGACGCTGATTATTGTCGGTTCGGTAGTTACACTCCATCAACAATTGGACTGGTTTCAGCGTTCGGACTAA
- a CDS encoding VWA domain-containing protein, whose translation MKNRTLQNAFPIVAAAIGNRFGVKVSVGGDKAETDGQTIWLPAYEGDDPDYQDVAWGLLAHEAAHIRYSDFTLRFGHSVLRRRLCGAIEDVRIEHELAKDFPGTRLTIRTVIEKMIVKGDFVASSIDDHPANILYSFVLKNLRVTVLGQTALLPLVAQTEVALKAKFPKGAVTRLKGLLSEVPDGLQSESDCLHLTDRILTMIEQEFEQQRQRNQAQQSVDEDTLSDQTDTDDAEQDTGDNASSESEGDDDLNPGKPDEEPTTSPDSTPSNPQGDDEDAMEIPDPMGVLQTLLSAGDGDIEQDLFESLKSVLSLAAENVSELLMPSGHEPPMDERAGAFLLRKVQGESGKIRAALQGLVQSQTLNRSQHACRGRRMDGKRLHRLSLGETKVFQRKQAKSAPNTAIHLLLDKSESMGYQVTDSQGQPIGSRMPIALEATLALALAFEGIPGVNPGVTAFPGHQDDSVFRLLEHGQRVNTRTGAFSLAATGSTPMTEAIWFGAASLLRCREQRKVLMVINDGQPNDTLSTLELLQRCRDSGIETVGVGLGLDVSHLFPVAITINDLSELRAQLFELSKAVLLAA comes from the coding sequence ATGAAAAATAGAACCTTACAAAACGCATTTCCCATCGTCGCGGCCGCCATCGGCAATCGCTTTGGCGTCAAAGTCAGTGTCGGCGGTGATAAAGCCGAAACCGATGGGCAAACCATTTGGCTGCCGGCCTATGAGGGTGATGATCCGGATTACCAAGATGTCGCCTGGGGGCTGTTGGCACATGAAGCGGCGCATATTCGTTATTCGGATTTTACGCTGCGCTTTGGGCATTCGGTATTGCGCAGGCGCTTATGCGGTGCCATCGAAGATGTCCGCATCGAGCACGAACTGGCCAAGGACTTTCCGGGAACGCGACTAACCATCCGCACCGTGATTGAAAAGATGATTGTCAAAGGCGACTTTGTGGCCAGCAGTATTGATGATCATCCTGCCAATATTCTCTACAGCTTTGTATTGAAAAATTTGCGTGTAACGGTACTGGGTCAAACGGCCTTACTGCCTTTGGTCGCGCAAACCGAAGTGGCACTGAAAGCGAAATTTCCGAAAGGTGCCGTAACGCGGCTGAAAGGCTTGTTGTCAGAAGTGCCTGATGGTTTGCAATCGGAATCCGATTGTCTGCATTTGACTGATCGTATCCTGACGATGATTGAGCAGGAGTTCGAGCAACAACGGCAGCGCAATCAGGCCCAGCAATCGGTAGATGAGGATACATTGTCTGACCAGACTGATACGGATGATGCAGAACAAGACACTGGCGACAACGCGTCTTCAGAATCGGAGGGTGACGATGATTTGAATCCGGGAAAGCCTGACGAGGAACCGACAACATCTCCCGATAGTACCCCATCCAACCCGCAAGGGGATGATGAAGATGCTATGGAGATTCCTGACCCGATGGGCGTCTTGCAAACCCTGTTGTCCGCCGGAGACGGTGACATCGAGCAGGATTTATTCGAATCGCTGAAATCGGTGTTGTCGTTAGCAGCGGAAAACGTATCGGAACTGTTGATGCCCAGTGGCCACGAGCCGCCCATGGACGAGCGAGCCGGTGCGTTTTTGCTGCGTAAGGTGCAAGGCGAATCGGGAAAAATCCGCGCCGCTTTGCAAGGCCTGGTGCAATCGCAAACTCTCAACCGCTCGCAACACGCCTGTCGTGGACGGCGGATGGATGGCAAGCGTTTACACCGTTTGTCCTTGGGTGAAACCAAGGTGTTTCAGCGCAAACAGGCCAAATCGGCACCCAATACGGCGATACATCTGTTACTCGATAAATCCGAAAGTATGGGTTACCAAGTGACTGATAGCCAAGGCCAACCCATCGGATCGCGTATGCCGATTGCGTTGGAAGCCACCTTGGCACTGGCATTGGCATTTGAAGGTATTCCAGGCGTCAATCCTGGCGTCACCGCGTTTCCAGGACATCAAGACGACTCGGTATTTCGCTTGCTGGAACATGGCCAACGCGTGAATACTCGAACCGGCGCCTTTTCGCTGGCCGCTACGGGCAGTACGCCGATGACCGAAGCGATTTGGTTTGGTGCGGCCTCGCTGCTGCGTTGCCGGGAACAGCGCAAAGTGCTGATGGTAATAAACGATGGTCAACCCAACGATACCCTAAGCACGCTGGAACTCCTGCAGCGCTGCCGCGATAGTGGTATTGAAACGGTCGGCGTGGGATTGGGATTGGATGTCAGTCATCTATTTCCGGTTGCCATAACTATTAACGATCTGTCGGAGCTGAGAGCGCAATTGTTCGAGCTCTCGAAAGCGGTGTTGTTGGCGGCCTAA